A single region of the Paraburkholderia megapolitana genome encodes:
- a CDS encoding cupin domain-containing protein: MHDLRREFGPAQAHFVDQTGQRPHDNRYWAPVIVSREAIDAEVARLAALPKPQDGRRHSLIVHPFAREGSPGLAPGIQVSLQVLLPGESTEPMRHNATEVNFCIRGGGATRVAGRTIAFRQYDVWNHPSFVAYSHTNDTDDVQVRLVYSNIPLLQHMEVYVPEFGVELDVPTETANMHASDDPKRRNPFGTFPIGNDGGLLMPYETLINPQVVDSRPLHFPWQQVKAELDKLEALGSEYVGRRLYMMYNPVTGRTNGITPNFFATMTIRPPKIVDRPHRHVSSAINYYFSGSGYSMVAGNRYEWKAGDLMLSAPGWAVHNHASYDDYVYELTIQDQPLNIYMQSLLWQESMKEPLALLGTQTGFSTNRANTAKVA; this comes from the coding sequence TGAGTCGCGAAGCGATCGACGCCGAAGTGGCTCGTCTCGCCGCGTTGCCGAAGCCGCAGGACGGCCGCCGTCATTCGTTGATCGTTCACCCGTTCGCACGCGAGGGCTCGCCGGGACTTGCGCCCGGCATCCAGGTATCGCTCCAGGTGCTGTTGCCGGGCGAATCGACCGAGCCGATGCGTCACAACGCGACCGAGGTGAATTTCTGCATTCGCGGTGGCGGCGCGACGCGCGTTGCGGGTCGCACGATCGCATTCCGCCAGTACGACGTGTGGAACCATCCGTCCTTCGTGGCGTACTCGCATACCAACGACACGGACGACGTCCAGGTGCGTCTCGTCTATTCGAACATTCCGTTGCTACAGCACATGGAAGTGTATGTGCCGGAGTTCGGCGTCGAACTCGACGTGCCGACTGAAACAGCGAACATGCACGCGAGTGACGACCCGAAGCGCCGCAATCCGTTCGGTACGTTCCCGATCGGCAACGACGGCGGTCTGCTGATGCCGTACGAAACGTTGATCAATCCGCAGGTGGTCGACTCGCGTCCGTTGCACTTTCCGTGGCAACAGGTGAAGGCCGAACTCGACAAGCTCGAGGCGCTCGGCAGCGAATACGTCGGGCGGCGTCTGTACATGATGTACAACCCCGTGACGGGCCGCACTAACGGCATCACGCCGAACTTCTTTGCAACGATGACGATCCGGCCGCCGAAGATCGTCGATCGTCCGCATCGTCACGTGTCTTCCGCGATCAACTATTACTTCTCGGGTTCGGGCTACAGCATGGTGGCGGGCAACCGCTACGAGTGGAAAGCCGGCGATCTGATGCTGTCGGCACCTGGCTGGGCCGTGCACAACCACGCGTCCTATGACGACTACGTGTACGAGCTGACCATTCAGGACCAGCCGCTCAATATCTACATGCAATCGCTGCTGTGGCAGGAGAGCATGAAGGAACCTCTCGCGCTGCTCGGCACGCAAACGGGCTTTTCGACCAACCGCGCGAATACCGCCAAGGTCGCCTGA
- the dapA gene encoding 4-hydroxy-tetrahydrodipicolinate synthase → MRDISWLKGSITPIVTPFRNQAVDYETYARLVDWQIVNGGHGVLVNGTTAEPSLLTVAERNRLVDVAIEAAAGRVPVLAATGSQSHAETVELTQHADKAGVDALLIVTPYYIRPPQRGLVEYYADIGARTERPLLIYHIPGRAAVGMELNTVKTIRERVPNLVGMKHAVNDMAFVTHMLDAFGPEWRVFVGLEELSYPMLAVGACGLMNAVGNLAPRKVAGLVEAVERGDHAAARQLHFALFELNQAVFYDTNPIPIKYMMKRMGLIPANDHRLPMMPATRELEARLDGVLDRAGLL, encoded by the coding sequence ATGCGCGATATCTCATGGCTGAAGGGCTCGATTACGCCGATCGTCACGCCGTTTCGCAACCAGGCGGTCGATTACGAAACCTACGCGCGGCTCGTCGACTGGCAAATCGTCAACGGGGGGCACGGTGTGCTCGTGAACGGCACGACAGCCGAGCCTAGTCTGCTCACTGTCGCCGAACGCAACCGCCTGGTGGACGTGGCGATCGAGGCGGCGGCGGGTCGCGTTCCGGTGCTCGCTGCGACGGGCTCGCAATCGCACGCCGAAACCGTCGAGCTGACGCAACACGCCGACAAGGCCGGTGTCGATGCGCTGCTGATCGTCACGCCGTACTACATCCGTCCGCCGCAGCGGGGCCTCGTCGAGTATTACGCGGACATTGGCGCACGAACCGAACGACCGCTGCTGATTTATCACATTCCGGGGCGAGCCGCCGTCGGCATGGAGCTCAACACAGTCAAGACGATCCGCGAACGCGTGCCGAATCTGGTTGGCATGAAGCACGCGGTCAACGACATGGCCTTCGTTACGCACATGCTCGATGCGTTCGGGCCCGAGTGGCGCGTATTCGTCGGGCTCGAGGAGTTGAGCTACCCAATGCTCGCCGTCGGCGCGTGCGGGTTGATGAATGCCGTCGGAAATCTGGCGCCGCGCAAGGTCGCCGGTCTGGTCGAAGCCGTCGAGCGCGGCGATCATGCTGCCGCCCGCCAATTGCACTTCGCGCTTTTCGAGCTGAACCAGGCGGTGTTTTACGACACGAATCCGATTCCCATCAAATACATGATGAAGCGCATGGGCCTGATTCCAGCCAACGACCATCGCCTGCCGATGATGCCCGCCACGCGCGAACTCGAAGCACGGCTCGACGGCGTGCTGGATCGCGCTGGTCTGCTCTGA